GCATCCTGATGTGTGCATACTTGGAAATATGAAGGAACTACACAGTGCATTGTTGCCTTAGCTTTCTTGTCTGCACGTATGAACTGGAAAACTCACAAACCGGACTGCTGGAGTGTCCGTAACTGGATGATGGACTTTTTAGACTTGCTATCAATGGAGAGTGTGGCCTCAATTAGTAAACTAGATGCATCATGGACTATTATCAGTGGGAGAGAAGGGAAAAACAATTTACTAttcttaaagatttaaaatggtatattctacccatttttgtaaaaacataaacataaagtttaaaaaatccttaaatatTAGTTTGCACATGACAGCAGGACATAATGCTTCTTGCCTTTTGTACAATGaattattaatgaaaataatatttttttgctGGAATTTTCTTTTGTGTTGGTATTTGTTGGGAGAGGCATATTCATTACTGTCTAAATGTTAGCTACAACAATGCTTTAACCACCCAAAGGGAAAGTAGGAGTCCCCAGTCTCTGATTATgggggggtcacaggctgaaaagtctGGGAACCTCTGGTCTAGATCAGGGTTAGGTTTTATCCTCActgtcaaaaagcaacattGGGGAAATGTTCTCTGATACTCTTAATTTGATTAAAACGACTTTTAGTTcatcaaaagggaaaaaatatagCTTTTATTGGAACGTTTTATACCAGAATTTATATGTTCTAAACTCAAATGCAAATATGAATGCTCAATTTAATGAGATAAGTATAGAACTCAATTCAATTTAAGATACTTCTCAGAGGAATACACTGAATATTTACtgaaactgaaaactgaaaatagaGCTTGTTTTATcttatatcttttaaaaaatgtggaaggTGTCAGTGCTATGTTTAAACTTTGTTGTGGGATGATCTCTGTAAACAGTATTAATAGCTTTTACAATCATACAGGCATTTGTTGGTTCCTCCCCTCCTTCTGACCATCAACTCACAACAATAAAGAGATCTGATTGGTCAGTAGGGATGTGTTTAATAAAGACTAATCTCATATCCATAGCATAGCATAAGTTACTATGGTTAACCCTGAAGTTACCTCAGTACCAGAAAACCCTGATCCATGGTATAGGCCCCTGGTTTTTGTTGACTGTAGTTTTTGTACACACTGCAGGTTTTCACTCTGACCTCTGCCCCTTTGTCAAGGACGTCTGAGCAAGATAAGAGATTTGAGACTCAGTACAACAATCTGTGCTGAAAATACTTACGTCTGAAGAACAGAACAGAGAAGACGATTCCTAAACCCAGGCCAGTACCTGGAAAAGAGTGAAACATTTGTACTCTGAGGATATGGCATCTTTCATTGAGCAgtaatttttaaagtaaaacatccTTTGTATTCATCATGAAATTGGAAATAAAGTCTATACCAgtagaataaaaacataaagataaGCTAAAACATCTGTCccagaaagacataaaaatgcagGTAAATTAAAGACTGACTGGAGATTCATGTGTGTTTACATCCTCAGTGTGAGCACTGCCTCTCTAAATCTCCTGCACGCATGTTTGCACGAATGTGCTCTATATAAAGTGCAGCTTAAATTCCCAGGAGGTCTGATAGCTACAAAACACTGTCCAAATGTTATCtatgaaagtgtttttaaacatgctttcaTTTTTGTCATACTGCTTAAAAGTAGAATAGCTGTTCAGTCATCCTTAGCCTCCTTAAAAAACTAGGCCAGGAGCCTCCTTAAAAAACTAAACCTGTGTTAGTGACATCACACCAAACCTCATTCAAAATCCTATCTTATTGTTGTGTTACCcatggtttttattttaaagtgtaaaatcaCTGGGTCCAATAGCAGCCAATAAAACCAAGTAACACAAAATACCTTTtttgtgatataaaaataacaacacaacGCCCCCTCACGCTTTTCTGATTTTGGTATTCCCCACTTACAACTTGTGAGGTAGTACGCCTACGTAATGGAAAGTTTTAATTACGTTGAAATAAAGGTTTGTTAGTATTTTATGCGTAAGCCGAATTCAGCAGCGAGCACTATTTCGTCAAAAAAACAGCTCAACATTTATCCTACCAAAGGTGTACGTATAGATACAGCAGTCAAGCCGcgaaacattatttttctaaatggCGGTTGTGGCTCAAAGAGTGACCGTGTTACCTGGTGACTTGGCCGAATGCGTTTGTAGCTGTCGTGGAACGACGGACGTTGATGATGGAAAGTTTCCGAACAAATACCGCTTTCTCAAgtgttacttttatttaaacGTTAAAAACTCTCTAGATATATCTTAGATGACATTTTAAACAAGAAGCGTGCATTTGGggaactttttttgttttcaacattTGTTGTAACGACCGCTGACGCATTCGTCTGAAAGACACCACTTGACACGGTCACTcattaaaccataacaccaaCTCCGcgtttgttttttcaaaccaCAAAATCAAAGGTGAACAAATATATTTCAAAGCAACTATATTCATGAATGGATGCATTTATGaactaaataaagaaaactacTTATGCATTTTAGACTGGTCATTCAGGTGTCCTTTACGAGCCCTTTATCGCTAGCTAGTTAGCCTCGCCCAGTCAATGACAGCTGTAGATAACAGGAAAAACTgaggcttcttttctttttaatacagTCACatgatattatttttttacGCGAAAACTCTGGGATATTTACCAAACTTAATGGCACCGTCTGCCAGGCATCGGTCCCACTTTTTCCCCAGCTCCTTTTCAGACATACTGAACATTAGCTTACGTCGGGCTAGAAGTGTCAAAGGCAGCTTTGGTGATGCGTTCACAGGCCGTTGGAAATACTGCTTTGCTAGAGTTAATACACAGGGGAGTAAATAATGCGGACGACTTATAAGGCACCAAGACGATGTCAAATGATACTTTTACGCCTCTAATAGGAAGTCAATAACAAAAAATGCGCAATTAACGTATTACaatttaaaacttattttggACCTGTTTGCAATGAACGCAACATTACGCCAGTCGCAAATCTCTCGACGTTCCATGTGTCTTTCTTCCGCCATCTAGCGGTAAATAATGGTTTAGCCGAGATTGCGATACCGTCAAAGTTAAATTGAAGGTTTTTATTAACCTCAGTATTTGAGATTTCACTGTCTTAACCTCTTAAGTCCCTGCACGAACATGCGAGGGTAATACAtcttggctttcctacaacatagtaGAACAATGATTTCTGCTATTAACATAGCCTATTTGAGATAACTAATTGGAATCTTCACTAAAGATTAAGTTATTTGCTTgtaatgtcaaaataatttgttacattttcaggaatttttaggacattttggaaaatttgaACGAAATTTTTCAAGTGCTTTCaatgaaattttggggaaatgtttgcatattttagAGAGTCCAACTGGAAGTTTTGTTGAATTTTGGGGGGTATTTTCatggtatttatttattcatccatttacttatttattttaaagtttgggGGTATCTGGAATTTTTCGTCATTTTcgtggaaatttgggaaatgcattcaaaattttggagaattttgTTACAATTTTTGGAGGGAAATgctttgaaaatttgaaatcttTTCATTAACATCTGGggaatttatttgcattttgggGGGGGAAATAGATTTGGAATTTGGGAAAGAGttatcctttgaaattttcaagaattttcatggcGGTTTCAGGGTCATTTCTTTGACATTTCAAGGAAATTGTGTGGACTTTGAAAGGGAGAGTTACAAGAAATTCAGACCTTTATTGTATTTCCATAGaaactttaaaatctgtttgaatgtttgtaggaatttgtttggaaatgttcagacaatttcatggaaatttaggaaaagcatttgcaatttttaggggatttcatttgaattttgggggaaattgttttgaaatttttcagctttttgtggTAATTTGGGAAATTGGTGTAAATTTTGGGGGAGTTTGACTGGGAACTTGGGTTGGGGTGTCCTTTgaatttttcaagaatttttatggaaaatcaggaaatttgtttggacGTTAGGGGAATTTCTGTCATTTGAACAGAGTTtggggaaatttatttgtaaatgttgGGGAATTTGATAAGAAATTTTTTGGGtgtatttgacatttttcagcaatttacatggaaatttggggaaaatttatatagtttcactgaaatataaagggagtatttgaagacatttttggaaacttttcttttacttgatacttacattttttttttcaccaattctTTACAGAAATTGTAGGTAATTTCTCTAAAATTTTAGTAAACTTGTGTGAATTTTAGACAGGAGATTTGATGCTTGGCCTTAACAAGTTCTTGTGGTCcatgattaaaatataaaaaattacaCAATTTCTTTTGACTAAAAACCCCCAACAAGAAAGTAACTTgccaacacagagacaaaacataTGCTCTGAAACCCatccagtgctgtatttttgcAGAAGCAGGACCTTCAggaccagtgttactcagccctgcacaaccaaacagccaaattgttggaaaaaaaaaaaacctttgcaagagcaacgatctaaaaggtgaaaagtggtacaaaaaaaacagcacaaagtagcaataaaaataagttaaaggtggcaaaaatggtcaaaatgcagccaaaatgggtgaaaaggggtaaaaaaaggggagacaaagtgaaaaaaattggtcagaaagaagcaaaaacaggtGAGAAGGGAAAAacaatgagttacaggtggcaaaaatggtccaaaagtggcaaaaacatggcaaaagaatgagtgaaaagttacttgaatgagcaaaaagcagtcaagggtgacaaaaataggcaaaaaataggaaacaagtggtatctAATGGTAAAAGGTACCTTacatgggcaaaatgtggcaaaaatggatacaacagtggcaaaagaagaggcaaaagtTTGGGGAAAaggaaaagtggtatttaatgggaaaaggtagcttaaatgggtaaaaagtggcaagaaatggtaaaaaaaaaaaggggctaaaatgggatagaagtggcaaaaatggggacaaagtgtcaaaaagaagttgcaaaatgggcaaaaataggaaaaaaagggtgtttaatggcaaaagacagcTCATAaggatgaaaagtggcagacattgtgaaaatggcaaaaaatttcccttttttaaggttttctgggggaataatatttaaaattaagacataaaagagacaAATAATCACAAGAGCCCCATGTCGAGTATCACCGTTCAGGACATTTGCAAacaatttttggtcaaaactgaatctgttttttaaattagaaGTATTACAGTATATTTACAGACATATTATGGCTTACCTGCAGGGTAAACTTTTGTACTGGACATCGATGTTTGGCAGTTAGAATAAATCAACAATCACACCACTTTTattgcaaatttattttaaagtttctaCATGAAATCTCATTTGACACATATCAGTAAACTGTCATGGAGTCAATACAGCATGTCCACTCTTTTAACACCGATTTCCTGAGATGACAATGTCTGACTTCTCACAACATACAGTCTGCATACGTTTAATATCCATTACGCAAAAAGTTGCCATGTtttcaaatgattaaataaagatGCTCCATCTGCTGGGACAAGTGATTACTCTGTATCCAAATCTGAAAATTACAAAACTAGTGTTGAACACACAGAATCAAACATGGAAAATATGTTACTGTCACATGTGAATTctacaaacagacacacagacatatCAAATTCATAAAATGACCAGACaatcacataaaaatgatcCAATGTCACTCCTCAGCAGCCAAACAGGGAAACAGCCAAAGTCATGTTGTTGGCAGTGATTATCAAGCACAGCCTCCTAACGTCCTGTGGATACGAGCTGGACTTAAAAGTGAACTAATAGCTGGGGTGTTCATGAAGACGTTACACACTGTGGATGAGTGAACAATAAAGGGGCACCAGAGAGGTAGaagctgttttctttaaaagtaaatctgactttggccaaaaaaaaaaaaatcccctttgCTACAAGTCAGAGCATATTTGTGTCCTCTTGGTTCTTTTCAGTGATACAATTTCAAACAGTCAAACTTTGTGAAAAATACTCCAACAAGCCTGCAGTGATTCAACACatgctgtaaaaatatgaacattagCTACCATCAGTAACTACCCGTAGGTAAATGCTTGCTATAGCCAGGATGCTGCGTTTAAGTGGCCTTCGCAGAAACAGAATGCTGGGGTTTGACTGCATTTCATCTTGtgtagaaaaataataataatgtggtGATTTCAGGTAAAGAGAACTTCCACCCTGTCTCCTGGTCTTGGAGGTGTTGTTGCCCCACTGacagttcattttaaagttttattgatTACTCATTGGCCACTGGCTCAGGAGatggtttctgtttttgttcttgcgctgctgctgctgctgctggctggTTTGGCTCTTCTCTTGCCATCTTCACAGAAGCTTTACTGATAGCCAGGAGGTCTCGTAGCTCCTTGTTCTCGATCTAAGCCAGACAGAATAAACATACATCAGGGGGAAAGGTTAGAAGGGttttttaataatcaaaaaGACATTaagttattcatttattttttaattaatgtattattattgttaatatcatcattattgtttttttctttaaatacttCTGTACAGACATAAATATCAAGGGAACATTTtacttttccattttgttttctttaagacTTTATTTCATTATGATCATGAGTGGTATTGAATTTATTATATGTATAtttgttttctctgaatttCTAAGTTAATAACTgaataaaaacctcaaatatCAAAAAAAG
This window of the Cheilinus undulatus linkage group 11, ASM1832078v1, whole genome shotgun sequence genome carries:
- the micos10 gene encoding MICOS complex subunit MIC10 translates to MFSMSEKELGKKWDRCLADGAIKFGTGLGLGIVFSVLFFRRHTWPISFGSGAGLGMAYANCQNDLRSHYMLHRIEKEQ